In the genome of Mytilus edulis chromosome 3, xbMytEdul2.2, whole genome shotgun sequence, one region contains:
- the LOC139515452 gene encoding uncharacterized protein, with amino-acid sequence MTQETFKIINEIVPVCLQTISSAKKVNIVSEIGKKFQSSQSLDGHLFSNIKAQSGLINGRGRYYFNENSHNEVPLQVFIVEQGQQYRFRVIAAGQLFPWSISIHNHPLTMIATDGFDIEPQIADAFLINARERYDFVITANRTVDNFYIRAKTLEINRNTTAEAILQYHGDDQNVQPTSVPRHCTADDRCVVVNCFFPYYPEDYGTSNIDCRGGTDRANSWWNNATLSNPTLANGNVPGMELLKPVRKDTIIVPSGGYVITRIKADNPGVWFLHCHIELHANDGMAMLFNESFPHHLSPPTGFPNCHSYTDNVPPSSETTTPSSMTSKFPFNEEPRITVDDFYTKKNFWIVVRSLCGVIFLQLCIVVYNCSDSSRKRKRKQKYNMNGKSNPNFTN; translated from the exons ATGACTCAAGAAACTTTCAAGATTATAAACGAAATAGTTCCTGTGTGCTTACAAACTATTTCGAGTGCTAAAAAAGTTAATATTGTTTCAG AAATTGG aaaaaaattccAAAGCTCTCAGTCACTTGACGGTCATTTATTTAGTAATATAAAAGCGCAAAGTGGTCTTATAAATGGACGCGGAAGatattattttaatgaaaatagtCATAATGAGGTTCCACTTCAGGTGTTCATTGTAGAACAAGGCCAACAGTACCGGTTCCGGGTAATAGCAGCAGGACAGTTATTTCCTTGGTCTATTTCTATACATAACCACCCTTTAACAATGATAGCCACCGACGGGTTTGATATTGAACCACAGATAGCAGATGCATTTTTAATAAATGCCAGAGAACGATACGATTTCGTCATAACTGCTAACCGAACAGTGGATAACTTTTACATTAGAGCCAAAACTCTCGAAATAAACCGCAACACGACAGCGGAAGCTATACTTCAGTATCATGGCGACGATCAAAATGTCCAACCAACGTCTGTTCCTCGGCATTGTACAGCTGACGACCGATGTGTTGTGGTGAATTGTTTCTTTCCATATTACCCAGAAGACTAT GGAACTAGTAACATCGATTGCAGAGGAGGAACTGATCGTGCCAATAGTTGGTGGAACAATGCTACATTGAGTAATCCAACATTGGCTAATGGAAATGTGCCAGGAATGGAATTACTTAAACCAGTTAGGAAGGATACAATTATTGTTCCAAGTGGAGGTTATGTTATAACCCGTATAAAAGCAGATAATCCTGGTGTTTGGTTCTTACACTGTCATATTGAACTTCACGCAAATGATGGAATGGCTATGCTTTTTAATGAATCGTTTCCTCATCACTTATCACCACCCACTGGATTTCCTAATTGCCATAGTTATACTGACAACGTACCACCATCATCTGAAACAACAACCCCTTCATCAATGACATCCAAATTTCCTTTTAATGAAGAACCGAGAATCACGGTTGATG ATTTTTACACTAAGAAGAATTTCTGGATTGTAGTTCGAAGTTTGTGTGGAGTTATATTTCTACAACTGTGTATTGTTGTATATAACTGTAGTGATTCATCGCGGAAGCGGAAGcgaaaacaaaaatacaatatgaaTGGGAAATCTAATCCAAACTTTACCAATTAA